TAACAAAACTTGACTTATTCAACACAGCAATCTTATTAAAAGAGTTAAGTCAGTAGTTATGTGCTTATAGTAGAGGCGCCTGCTTGCTCGCCTTATAATTTCATTCTGCTTTAAGTGCTCGAAGAGAACTGAGGCACTATTGTGCCTTAAAGAGCAGCAAACCATCATGACACAAACACTGAACTACTGGCCTTTGCGGTAAAAATAGTGCCTCAGTAAGCTTTGTGTCTCCGAAATCCAAAAGGCTTATTTTCGATGCCGCCAAAATAGTAAGCCGTGTCCAAAAAGAAGAACGAAGAAAAACGAAAGAAGCAGGAGTCTCGCAGGCTCCTCTACATCGGCATTTGTGCAATAGTATTCATCCTGGTCATCGGCTTCTTTTTCTTTGCCTGGTCTACGCAGCTACCGGATAAGAATGCAAAGCTATGGACTATCGACGCCACGGGCAAGCTCAGTTTCACTGATACGGGAGACATCACCGCTTCATCTAATATTACCAAGTCCACGGCCAATTACACATTCGAGACTGTTACTTACAAGAGCTTCGGGGACGACGTCTACGCATCCCTGGTGATACCGAAGAACGTCACAAAGCCGCCCGTCGTCATAGTGCTTCCGGCGATGACGATCACGAAGGAGGCGAATATGCCGACGGCCCTGGCGCTCTGCGACATGGGCTATGCCACGCTGACGCTGGACGAGCGCGGCAATGGCGGGCAAACACAGGGCGACGCCCAGAACGACTGGAACTCCGGGTACGAGGCGTTCATGGCCGGCGGCGATCCCGTGCAATATAAGCAGATCTATGACGTGCTCAAGGGTTATGACTATATTAAGACGCGGTTTGACCTGGACAGCAGCAACGTA
This region of Methanocella sp. genomic DNA includes:
- a CDS encoding alpha/beta hydrolase, with amino-acid sequence MSKKKNEEKRKKQESRRLLYIGICAIVFILVIGFFFFAWSTQLPDKNAKLWTIDATGKLSFTDTGDITASSNITKSTANYTFETVTYKSFGDDVYASLVIPKNVTKPPVVIVLPAMTITKEANMPTALALCDMGYATLTLDERGNGGQTQGDAQNDWNSGYEAFMAGGDPVQYKQIYDVLKGYDYIKTRFDLDSSNVSLLGESIGGMWAIVAAGEQPAFKGVITISSSDFAFTATSDQNATKFIGAVMPSKYLSSLPPRKLAMFQFDNDSIVPIADGKALYDKASEPKAWHQYNGTTHGLWDPAFADDVHQELKAMLGR